A single window of Pyrus communis chromosome 10, drPyrComm1.1, whole genome shotgun sequence DNA harbors:
- the LOC137748934 gene encoding uncharacterized acetyltransferase At3g50280-like — MGGAKVISTCTVQAASHNVNEYCSTQRVELTPWDLQFLLVDPIQKGLLFHNPKTLSQHIQHLKAALSRTLDFFPPLSGRLATIHHDNNTTSFFINCNNAGALFVHAKADGVTLSDINESVYVPRAVVHSFFPLNGAKNYEGTSKPLLAVQVTELMDGIFIGCTVNHTVVDGTSFWHFFNSWSEISRGFDFVSKPPVLKRWLLDGNISPIRIPFSKIEVQVSDKHIGNIRVPLLKERVFHFSKEKIAQLKAKANAEIQLENTKTKISSLQAVLAHLWRSIIRGSNGDLDPDKESSYRFLIGARSRMNPPLSQQYFGNAVQAGTVTVKAREVIERGLGFVAWEMNKMVALHTEEKLRKFLEFWVQEPKLLKEGNMAVHALVTSSSPRFDVYGNDFGWGRPVGVRSGAGNKSHGKITVFSGVEEGSIDIEACLLAETLEAMGNDSEFMDAVTV; from the coding sequence ATGGGACCTTCAATTCCTTCTTGTTGATCCCATCCAAAAGGGACTCCTCTTTCACAACCCGAAAACTTTATCACAACATATTCAACATCTGAAAGCCGCCCTTTCTCGAACACTTGACTTCTTTCCTCCACTTTCCGGTCGCCTTGCCACTATTCACCACGACAATAACACCACCTCCTTTTTCATCAATTGTAATAATGCAGGGGCCCTGTTTGTCCATGCCAAAGCCGACGGTGTTACCCTCTCCGACATAAATGAATCTGTCTATGTTCCTCGTGCTGTTGTccactctttttttcctctaaaTGGTGCTAAAAACTACGAGGGAACCTCTAAGCCGTTGCTTGCAGTGCAAGTAACTGAGCTTATGGATGGTATTTTCATAGGCTGCACCGTCAACCACACAGTTGTTGATGGCACTTCCTTTTGGCACTTCTTTAACTCTTGGTCCGAAATTTCTcggggttttgattttgtctcAAAGCCACCTGTTCTCAAGCGTTGGCTTCTCGATGGTAATATTAGTCCCATTCGAATTCCATTCTCAAAAATTGAGGTTCAAGTCTCCGATAAACACATCGGAAATATCCGAGTACCATTACTAAAAGAAAGAGTCTTTCACTTCTCAAAGGAAAAAATTGCTCAGCTGAAAGCAAAAGCCAATGCTGAGATTCAACttgaaaatactaaaacaaaaatctcCTCTTTACAAGCAGTGTTAGCTCATCTTTGGCGGTCTATAATCCGTGGTAGTAATGGAGATCTTGATCCTGATAAAGAAAGTAGTTATCGATTTCTCATAGGTGCTAGGTCAAGAATGAACCCACCATTGTCACAACAATACTTTGGCAATGCAGTTCAAGCGGGAACTGTGACCGTCAAAGCAAGGGAAGTTATCGAACGCGGGCTTGGTTTTGTGGCTTGGGAAATGAACAAGATGGTGGCTTTGCACACAGAAGAGAAACTGAGAAAATTCTTGGAGTTTTGGGTACAAGAGCCTAAGTTGctgaaagaaggaaacatggcTGTTCACGCTTTGGTCACAAGCAGTTCACCACGGTTCGACGTGTATGGAAATGACTTTGGTTGGGGAAGGCCAGTTGGGGTGAGAAGTGGTGCTGGGAATAAGTCACATGGGAAAATTACAGTGTTTTCGGGGGTTGAAGAAGGTAGCATTGATATTGAAGCTTGTCTTTTGGCTGAGACTTTGGAGGCTATGGGAAATGATTCAGAATTCATGGATGCGGTCACAGTCTAG